The nucleotide sequence TGGGACCCTCATccctcaaaataaatttttttttataaatctgaaatccaacatatctaataaatctaaaatacaatataattaattcttgaatacacataaattatcaccaatatccaataaattaagcaactcaaacttataaatttattacatcaaatgaaaccaaataacgctaaacTAAATCTAAGAAGAACGGATTAATACTCTTCTAGCCTTTTGGTGTGtaaaattgtcaattaaatcgttgtgatcaagtttagctgtcatttttttctcaatagacAATATGGCCAAGCCGTTCAATCTATCTTGTGACATAGTTGATCGGAAATAGTTTTTTATTAACTTCAGCTTTGAGAAACTTCTTTCTGCAGTAGCTACTGTAATTGGTACAGTCAATATTATCCTATAAGCTATCCAAGCATTAGGAAAAGCAAGACGTAAATTTTTGATATACTCTAACACTTCAATTGGTCTTGTTAACCTCTCCGGCAATGATTTTCTCAACAACTGCAATTCTGAATAAcacacaacaaaagcaaaacacctTATCATTCTTCTGAGAGTATACTAGCCATGACCTATCAAGTTTTTCTCCATTTGGCGAAGAACGGGTGTAGTGTTCATCACTAAAGCTTCTATTTTGGGCATTAATCGGATACACTACATCTCTAACTCTTATTGGGCCCTTCTCTACTAACAAATCTACTTTTCCTTGAGGCATATTTTTCTCCCAATTTCCCGGATCAAacaaatcttcaatttcatcccCTTCGCAATTGTCATTTACATGAGTCTGATCATTCACAACAACACTCTCAGTCAAATTTTCATAAGCATTCACAGGGTTTAAATTTTCATCATCCACAATCACATTCTCAGACAAGTTTTCATCAACATTCACGGAGCTCAAATTTTCAGCATTCACAATCACATTCTCAGGCAAACTTTCACCAGCAGTCACACTCTCAGTTAAATTTGACAGCATATTTGTAGGTTTTACATACCTATTcatagatgaaaaaaaaaacagaaaaaaggaaattagggtttagagaaacaaataacaatttacaatttctgattaagtgtgccaaaaaaggtcaaaataaTAGAAATATATGATAGGTGATTTACCTGTGGCTTCCCTTCTCTTTCAATCTCTGACTCTCTCTCAAAactctcaaaaccttttttttcaaaaagatgAGTAGACCGTAGACGACAAACAGGAGAAGTGTAGAACAGGTTTTCTTAGTCTTTGGTCTTTACTAGggttttttcaattatttaattcttattttacaattatgaccttgtcattttgtgtttgggctaatgagcttgttttcttaatttgctaaagattatgattttttttttcttataaaactatacaatttaataaaaagtgaggcccctcccatgagaggccctaggcaaCTGCCTATTTGGCCTCCCCTGGAGCCGGCCCTGTTGAGAGGGAGAGAGTTTTGGATCAAAAACCCCTTTcgatttttggtttttgtttgccGCGTGTGTTCTGTGTGTCAGTCACTGGGTTTTGGTTGTCTTTTCAAAACGGAACAGGCCGCTGTAACAGGAGGCCTTTGGGCTCCGTTTTGGTGGGATTTTGTGCAAGCGGATACTTAACTTTGCCACAAGGAATGGGCTTTTATTATTTCTATGGTCCGATATCAATTGACACGGGCTTCTTCTAAAAAATTGGGCTTCGACTCcgtcttaaaagttaaaaccttGCTCGCAAGACCATTCGGCACATACAAGACTGTGGAGACGAGTTTATTCTATTGGCTTAGGATTGGGCCTCTTGTGTTATTTCGGCCCATTTATCCTGCAAATTTGTTAGCGTAAGATGTTAACATAAGGGGAAAAAACGATgtacaaaaagacaaaagaaaaaacaaaacattagAACAATTGAACGTAGTCGAAACAATATAAGTTTCGATACTTAAAACTAATATAAATTTGAATTCTCATTTGCATAACATTAAGCATACCTAATCCAACTCATGTCTCATGTAGATGTACCAAAAAATAGCATCGGTCCATCAAATATTCGAGACTGCAGAGAAGCTTAACGAAGAGTGAAGCCCAAGCCTACATACCTCAACCTCCCACTCCCACAAGCACGTGTGACGTGACAAGCAGCGTACTAACAAAGAAAGTGGATTAGTGGAGCGCCACTATATTATGTCATAGTCTTTCACCAGGATCGTTCGATTCCTTACCACGTCATCAATCCGCGTAATTCTCATTTCAACGGCTGAGATCTCTGGTGCAGTGCTTTCTCGTAGAACGAACGAAcaatctcctctctctttcttccttgttttttcaattttatttttgttttcccaAAAAAATCCTGAAAAATTCGTAATTTTCTGGAAAAAGAAATTCTGTGGCATCTTCTAACCATGGCATTCATGGAAGAAGAGAGAGCAAATTTTGAGAACGAGGTCAAAATTAAGGATTTGAATGGAGAAGGCGGCATTGAAGACGAGAGTCCAGTGAAGAACTCTGTAGAATATGAGGAggatgaggaggaagaagaagacggtgatgatgatgacaacgacgaagacgaagaagaagatggagacGACGAAGACGAAGAcggagatggagaagaagaggaagaggagggggAAGATGCGCAGGTCTTGCAGTCTGCAGGTGGGCCATCAATTCAGTCAGTCGAcgatgaggatgaggatgatgatggagaaggcggtgatggtgatgatgacgacaacgacgacgacgacgacgacgacgacgggGAGAGCGACGAAGACGATGAGGATGGCGATGAAGAGGTACCGCACAATTACATCCGTATAAGGCCCTTAATTATTCTTGTACTTTTTCGATgcttttccatgaaatgtttTCGATCCGCCTAACAGTGGATCCGTAGTATTGTTCTTTAATTTCACTGCTTGTTTGATGCGTGGATTCGAATTTTCGGTATTTTGTTGTATTTATGTTATTCTTTGCTTTCATTTATACATGGTTAGCTTTGCATATAAGGAATTTTTAGTACTTTCCTTTCAGATCTGTTTTGAAGACGTTTTAATGTAGACTAAAACTGATGATCCGTGGCTTTTGTTTTCCATGTCTGTGTGCGTTGTATTTTCAATATGCTTCGACTGTTATGTTGATCTAAGGTAGAAAGTCTCTGTTCTATTGCTATCCAGTCTTCTTGTCCTGTCAAAGTTTCTGCAACTGCAAGTCAAACAGCTTACTTTTAAACCATCCAAACACCTCCTCATGAACATACCCTTATTTGACTGAGCTTTCTGAATATCCTGCTAAATTTGTCTTGATCTTGTATATCTGTTTAGAAGAGATTTTCAGCCAAGTTGAGTGAGATCTAATTATTTGTTGTCCCCGGATACTGTGAGATATTGTGAGATGCTTTTTGAGtttatttcacttgattggtTCTCTTTCATTTGTGCAACCAACAAATTATCTAAAGGTCTacaataagaacaaaaaaaatactagatGTGTTTGATGAAGCACAGTGAACCGATGATTGTGCTTGTTTAAGATGCAGTCTTGTATGGTATTGGTGAGCATGCAATTTAGAAATTTGGCAAAAGCATGAGT is from Tripterygium wilfordii isolate XIE 37 chromosome 14, ASM1340144v1, whole genome shotgun sequence and encodes:
- the LOC120014890 gene encoding phosphopantothenoylcysteine decarboxylase subunit VHS3-like produces the protein MAFMEEERANFENEVKIKDLNGEGGIEDESPVKNSVEYEEDEEEEEDGDDDDNDEDEEEDGDDEDEDGDGEEEEEEGEDAQVLQSAGGPSIQSVDDEDEDDDGEGGDGDDDDNDDDDDDDDGESDEDDEDGDEEEDIPTEYLVRPVARAEDEKDASDFKPEENGEDEDDDDEGFGKVEAPPKRKRLGKDDSDDDDGGEDDERPSKR